One Deinococcota bacterium DNA window includes the following coding sequences:
- the rplR gene encoding 50S ribosomal protein L18, with the protein MRESMTQERRKLRTRRRLKRPVETDRLRLTVFRSSRHIYAQVIDSKRGHTVAEANSKSLGAEGKKVEQAAEVGKLLAQRASEAGVKRVYFDRGSFRFHGRVKALAEGAREGGLEF; encoded by the coding sequence ATGAGAGAGAGCATGACCCAAGAACGCCGCAAGCTGCGCACCAGGCGCCGGCTCAAGCGGCCCGTCGAGACCGACCGGCTGCGGCTGACGGTGTTTCGCAGCAGCCGCCACATCTACGCGCAGGTCATCGACTCCAAAAGGGGCCACACCGTCGCCGAGGCCAACTCCAAGAGCCTGGGCGCCGAGGGCAAGAAGGTCGAGCAGGCCGCCGAAGTCGGCAAGCTGCTGGCGCAGCGCGCCAGTGAGGCCGGGGTCAAGCGCGTCTACTTCGACCGTGGCTCGTTTCGTTTCCACGGCCGCGTCAAGGCCCTCGCCGAGGGCGCCCGCGAAGGGGGCTTGGAGTTCTAA